A region from the Pseudomonas sp. KU26590 genome encodes:
- a CDS encoding IclR family transcriptional regulator, which yields MDSTERKTDEKETGVGAVSRLFAVLRALGNCPDGSERVTQLAQQVGLSQPTTHRLLRSLMDEGMVEQDVRSKRYRLSLEFFALAARAGQSGNLRDVVRPSLLRLSASLGDSLFLLARSGFDAVCLDRSEGPYPIRTFTGDIGGRVALGVGQGSLAILAFLPEEERETVIRYNLPRLRDFHLYDEVMLRSEIDTVRRTGYAARNTGVLEGMAGLAVPILDRDGRAVAALSVATISDRLSADRMPTVVDMLKREATAISQKINPFDPVLRRPSQVFGQRE from the coding sequence ATGGATTCCACTGAGCGGAAGACCGACGAGAAAGAAACGGGCGTTGGCGCAGTCTCTCGCCTGTTTGCAGTGCTGCGGGCGCTGGGCAATTGTCCGGACGGCAGCGAGCGGGTCACGCAACTGGCGCAGCAGGTCGGCCTGTCGCAGCCGACCACCCACCGTTTGCTGCGCAGCCTGATGGATGAGGGCATGGTCGAGCAGGATGTGCGCAGCAAACGCTATCGACTGAGCCTGGAATTCTTTGCCCTGGCGGCGCGCGCCGGGCAGTCCGGCAACCTGCGCGACGTGGTGCGGCCGAGCTTGCTGAGGTTGTCGGCCTCGTTGGGGGACTCGCTGTTTCTGCTCGCCCGCAGTGGTTTCGATGCGGTGTGCCTGGACCGCAGCGAAGGGCCGTACCCGATCCGCACCTTCACCGGCGATATCGGCGGCCGCGTGGCGCTGGGCGTGGGGCAGGGCAGTCTGGCCATTCTGGCGTTCCTGCCGGAAGAAGAGCGCGAGACGGTGATACGTTACAACCTGCCGCGCCTGCGGGATTTCCACCTCTACGACGAAGTGATGCTGCGCTCGGAAATCGACACGGTACGGCGTACCGGCTATGCCGCGCGCAATACCGGCGTGCTGGAGGGCATGGCCGGCCTTGCCGTGCCGATTCTCGACCGTGATGGCCGGGCGGTGGCGGCGTTGAGCGTGGCCACCATCAGCGACCGCCTCAGTGCAGACCGCATGCCCACGGTGGTGGACATGCTCAAGCGTGAAGCGACGGCGATCAGCCAGAAGATCAACCCGTTCGATCCGGTGTTGCGTCGTCCCTCCCAGGTGTTCGGCCAGCGGGAATGA
- a CDS encoding MFS transporter produces the protein MSKPSDQRNNRSLDGLNFFLADVRDGLGPYLAIYLLAVHKWDPASIGLVMTLAGIAALVTQTPAGALIDRTRSKRLVVIVAALLVTAGCLVLPFIHSFTWVAITQSISAIAGSVFAPAIAAISLGITGPKAFTRRTGRNETWNHAGNACAALLAGIFSWIFGPIAVFYLMAFMALASIVAVAFVDASAIDHDVARGFDPSHDQGDDQPSGWAVLLHNRPLLVFAICCGLFHLANAAMLPLVSQKLSQIDVNLATPLTSACIVAAQLVMVPVAWLVGAKADVWGRKPLLLAGFIFLPLRGVLYVMSDNPYWLVGVQLLDGIGAGAFGALLPLVVKDLTRGTGRFNVSLGAISTVFGLGAALSNGLAGLVVREAGYSAAFLTLAAIAAVAFVLLWLAVPETGEAVAHDQPEGAPAT, from the coding sequence TTGAGCAAACCATCCGATCAGCGCAACAACCGTTCCCTGGACGGCCTGAACTTCTTTCTGGCGGACGTGCGCGATGGCCTCGGGCCCTATCTGGCGATCTATTTACTGGCCGTTCATAAGTGGGATCCGGCGAGTATCGGGCTGGTCATGACCCTCGCCGGCATCGCCGCGCTGGTCACGCAAACGCCTGCGGGTGCGCTGATTGACCGCACCCGCAGCAAACGCCTGGTGGTCATCGTGGCAGCATTACTGGTGACCGCCGGGTGTCTGGTGCTGCCGTTCATTCACTCGTTCACCTGGGTGGCGATCACCCAGAGCATCAGCGCCATTGCCGGCTCCGTGTTCGCCCCCGCCATCGCGGCCATCTCCCTGGGCATCACCGGGCCGAAGGCGTTTACCCGCCGGACCGGGCGCAACGAAACCTGGAACCACGCCGGTAACGCCTGCGCAGCCCTGCTGGCGGGCATCTTTTCATGGATATTCGGGCCGATTGCGGTGTTTTACCTGATGGCGTTCATGGCGCTGGCGAGCATTGTCGCGGTGGCATTTGTCGATGCCTCGGCGATTGACCACGATGTCGCGCGCGGCTTCGACCCCAGCCATGACCAAGGCGATGACCAACCCAGCGGCTGGGCGGTATTGCTGCACAACCGACCGTTGCTGGTGTTCGCCATCTGCTGCGGGCTGTTTCACCTGGCCAATGCGGCGATGCTGCCGCTGGTGAGTCAGAAGCTCTCGCAGATCGACGTCAACCTCGCCACGCCGCTGACTTCCGCCTGCATCGTCGCCGCACAACTGGTGATGGTCCCGGTGGCCTGGCTGGTGGGCGCCAAAGCCGACGTGTGGGGGCGCAAACCCTTATTGCTGGCGGGCTTCATTTTTCTGCCGCTGCGGGGCGTGCTGTATGTCATGTCCGACAACCCTTACTGGCTGGTCGGTGTGCAATTGCTCGACGGCATCGGCGCCGGGGCGTTCGGCGCGCTGCTGCCGCTGGTGGTCAAGGACCTGACGCGCGGCACAGGGCGGTTCAATGTCAGCCTGGGGGCGATCTCGACAGTGTTCGGCCTGGGCGCGGCGCTGAGCAACGGTCTGGCCGGGCTTGTCGTGCGCGAGGCGGGCTACAGCGCAGCGTTCTTGACGTTGGCGGCGATTGCGGCGGTGGCGTTTGTGCTGCTGTGGCTGGCGGTGCCTGAAACCGGCGAAGCCGTGGCCCATGATCAACCCGAGGGCGCGCCCGCTACCTGA
- the hemB gene encoding porphobilinogen synthase, translating to MSSLFPAARPRRLRSNEHFRSLFQESEFTLNDLVLPIFVEEEIDDFVPINSMPGVQRIPESKLAQEVERYARAGIKSVMTFGVSHHLDATGSDTWQENGLVSRISRTIKSAVPEMIVMSDTCFCEYTDHGHCGVMHGGRVDNDATIENLGKQAVMAARAGADVIAPSAAMDGQVKAIRAALDAAGFTQTPIMAYSTKFASALYGPFREAGGSALKGDRKSYQMNPMNRREALRESLLDEAEGADALMVKPAGAYLDIIRDIREASNLPLAAYQVSGEYAMIKFGAQAGAIDEHRVVRETLGAIKRAGADLIFTYFAMDLALSGI from the coding sequence ATGTCCAGTCTGTTTCCCGCTGCCCGTCCACGCCGTCTGCGCAGCAACGAACACTTCCGCTCGCTGTTTCAGGAGAGCGAATTCACCCTGAACGATCTGGTGCTGCCGATCTTCGTCGAAGAAGAAATCGACGACTTCGTGCCGATCAACAGCATGCCCGGCGTGCAGCGCATTCCCGAGTCCAAACTGGCCCAGGAAGTCGAGCGCTATGCCCGCGCCGGCATCAAGTCGGTCATGACCTTTGGCGTTTCCCATCATCTGGACGCCACCGGCAGCGACACTTGGCAGGAAAACGGCCTGGTCTCGCGGATCTCGCGCACCATCAAATCCGCCGTGCCGGAAATGATCGTGATGTCCGACACCTGCTTCTGCGAGTACACCGACCACGGCCACTGCGGCGTGATGCACGGCGGCCGCGTCGACAACGACGCAACTATTGAAAACCTCGGCAAGCAGGCGGTGATGGCAGCGCGTGCCGGCGCTGACGTGATTGCCCCTTCGGCGGCGATGGACGGCCAAGTGAAGGCGATTCGCGCCGCCCTCGACGCCGCCGGTTTCACCCAGACGCCGATTATGGCGTACTCAACCAAGTTCGCCTCGGCGCTGTACGGCCCGTTCCGCGAAGCCGGCGGTTCGGCCCTCAAGGGCGACCGCAAAAGCTACCAGATGAACCCGATGAACCGCCGCGAAGCCCTGCGCGAATCGCTGCTGGACGAAGCTGAAGGCGCCGATGCGCTGATGGTCAAGCCGGCCGGCGCTTACCTGGACATCATCCGCGACATCCGCGAAGCCTCGAACCTGCCACTGGCGGCGTATCAGGTCAGCGGCGAGTACGCCATGATCAAGTTCGGCGCCCAGGCCGGCGCGATCGATGAACACCGCGTCGTGCGCGAAACCCTCGGCGCGATCAAACGCGCGGGTGCTGATCTGATCTTCACTTACTTTGCGATGGACCTGGCCCTGAGCGGGATCTGA
- a CDS encoding GNAT family N-acetyltransferase — translation MADELILRDARESDMPAVQAIYAHHVIHGTASFELEPPTVEQMLQRRADICANGLPYLVAERDGEVVGYGYATLYRPRPAYRFTVEDSVYVREGMAGFGIGHALLAAVIQHCTASGRRQMVAIIGNSENTTSIRLHARLGFRHVGVFESVGFKHGRWLDTVIMQRGLGEGASTTPDR, via the coding sequence ATGGCCGACGAATTGATCCTGCGCGATGCTCGCGAGTCCGATATGCCCGCCGTGCAGGCGATCTATGCCCATCATGTGATCCACGGCACCGCCAGTTTCGAGCTGGAGCCCCCGACCGTGGAGCAAATGCTGCAGCGCCGCGCCGACATCTGTGCCAACGGCTTGCCTTATCTGGTCGCCGAGCGCGACGGTGAAGTGGTTGGCTACGGTTACGCCACTTTGTACCGGCCGCGCCCGGCCTATCGCTTCACCGTGGAAGACTCGGTTTACGTGCGCGAGGGCATGGCCGGGTTCGGCATTGGCCACGCGCTGCTGGCAGCGGTCATTCAGCACTGCACGGCATCCGGCCGGCGGCAGATGGTGGCGATCATTGGCAACAGCGAAAACACCACCTCCATCCGGCTGCACGCGCGACTGGGCTTTCGCCATGTCGGCGTGTTCGAGTCCGTCGGCTTCAAGCACGGTCGCTGGCTGGACACGGTGATCATGCAGCGCGGACTGGGGGAGGGCGCGAGCACCACCCCCGACCGTTGA
- a CDS encoding methyl-accepting chemotaxis protein, which translates to MSKSLRLQILALLSGSLVLVVLIALACFQFLSINVHAYRGLLEGPLHASQLVDQANLQFKVQVQEWKNVLLRGKLPADRDKFWGQFEDQERQVQDTLGSLSAMEGLDPTTKTQVDSLRNEHRTLGVAYRKGRDAYIAAGGDPVAGDMAVKGVDRAASEQMTGLVVGLRKQSDQQSKILSSTADRTILIGTLVMLASALLVGVLTLWVVNRNIVGPIRMLIEYVAQLSQGKFSDRVSITRQDELGRLAVAANTLRDFLADTFTRLKRSTTDLDSAGGELKAIAALMAQGTHEQFERTDQVATAMTEMSATAQEVARHAAQAAQAADEADRSSQEGSKVMGATITAITQMRTEISNTADVIRRLETDSGRIGKVLEVIRGIAEQTNLLALNAAIEAARAGDAGRGFAVVADEVRTLAQRTAASTAEINQIINSVQTGAVDAALAIESGQARSQESVDQVALAGSSLERITTAVEAIRDMNRQIATAAEEQTSVAEDISRNLTEITAIATTNQDNVQRTQTASQDLSVLSAGLNDVISRLSA; encoded by the coding sequence ATGTCGAAATCCCTGAGATTGCAGATTCTCGCGCTGCTCAGCGGCAGCCTTGTGCTGGTCGTGCTGATTGCCCTTGCGTGTTTCCAGTTCCTGTCCATCAACGTACACGCCTATCGCGGCCTGCTTGAAGGACCCTTGCACGCCTCGCAACTGGTTGATCAGGCCAACCTGCAATTCAAGGTCCAGGTGCAGGAGTGGAAAAACGTGCTGTTGCGCGGCAAGCTGCCGGCGGATCGCGATAAATTCTGGGGGCAGTTCGAAGACCAGGAACGTCAGGTGCAGGACACCCTCGGCAGCTTGAGTGCAATGGAAGGGCTGGATCCGACCACCAAAACCCAGGTCGATTCGCTGCGCAACGAGCACCGCACCCTCGGTGTCGCGTACCGCAAAGGCCGTGACGCTTACATCGCCGCTGGCGGTGATCCGGTGGCCGGTGACATGGCTGTCAAAGGCGTCGACCGTGCCGCCAGCGAGCAAATGACCGGCCTGGTGGTTGGCCTGCGCAAACAGAGCGACCAGCAGTCGAAAATCCTCAGCAGCACCGCCGACCGGACCATCCTCATCGGCACGCTGGTCATGCTCGCGTCGGCGTTGCTAGTCGGCGTGCTCACCCTGTGGGTGGTCAACCGCAACATCGTCGGCCCGATCCGCATGTTGATCGAATACGTCGCGCAACTGAGTCAGGGCAAGTTTAGCGACCGCGTCAGCATCACCCGTCAGGATGAGCTGGGGCGTCTGGCGGTTGCCGCCAATACCCTGCGGGATTTTCTCGCTGACACCTTCACCCGCCTCAAGCGCAGCACCACCGACCTGGACAGTGCCGGCGGCGAGCTGAAGGCGATTGCCGCGCTGATGGCCCAGGGCACTCACGAGCAGTTCGAGCGCACCGACCAGGTGGCGACGGCGATGACCGAAATGTCCGCCACCGCCCAGGAAGTCGCGCGCCATGCGGCTCAGGCAGCCCAGGCCGCTGATGAAGCGGATCGCAGTTCCCAGGAAGGCAGCAAGGTGATGGGCGCGACCATCACCGCTATCACCCAGATGCGCACCGAGATCAGCAACACCGCTGACGTCATTCGCCGTCTGGAAACCGACAGCGGGCGGATCGGCAAGGTGCTGGAAGTGATTCGCGGCATCGCCGAGCAGACCAACCTGCTGGCGCTGAACGCGGCCATCGAAGCGGCCCGTGCCGGCGATGCCGGGCGTGGCTTTGCGGTGGTCGCCGATGAAGTGCGCACGCTGGCCCAGCGCACGGCGGCCTCGACGGCGGAAATCAACCAGATCATCAATTCGGTGCAGACCGGCGCCGTGGATGCTGCGCTGGCGATTGAAAGCGGCCAGGCCAGGAGCCAGGAAAGCGTCGATCAGGTGGCGCTGGCGGGTTCCTCGCTGGAACGCATTACCACGGCCGTCGAAGCCATCCGCGACATGAACCGTCAGATCGCTACGGCTGCCGAAGAGCAGACGTCCGTGGCAGAAGACATCTCCCGCAACCTGACGGAAATCACCGCCATCGCCACCACCAACCAGGACAACGTCCAGCGCACCCAGACCGCGAGTCAGGATCTGAGTGTGTTGTCGGCGGGCTTGAATGACGTGATTTCGCGGTTGAGTGCGTAG
- a CDS encoding VTT domain-containing protein, whose product MNELQQLNESHGLLLVFVNVLLEQIGLPVPAYPTLIVTGALAMQSKPLLGAGVLVAMVACLIADGLWYWAGKRYGGVLLKTICKISLSQDTCIRQGLTVYERVGPRAMLLSKFLPGAGALVTTVAGMNATPIWVFVRYSLAGSFIWAGSALLLGMLFSDALIPMLDWLSGYIPIAIVSVLAVLTLFIGWKYAKRRRLNARTARVPRITVAELLALRDTDDAPVIIDVRPSFHAAVVEGIPGAVSISLEEPIAPWIERLGDVDMVFYCACPNELSAALLAEKLHAHGLTRGKALIGGLDAWQAAHVQPEVPDRTAA is encoded by the coding sequence ATGAACGAACTGCAGCAGCTGAATGAAAGCCACGGGCTGTTGCTGGTATTCGTCAACGTGCTGCTGGAGCAGATCGGCTTACCGGTGCCGGCGTACCCGACGCTGATCGTCACCGGAGCGCTGGCCATGCAGAGCAAGCCGCTGCTGGGCGCCGGGGTGCTGGTGGCGATGGTCGCCTGCCTGATCGCCGATGGGCTGTGGTACTGGGCCGGCAAGCGTTATGGCGGCGTGCTGCTCAAAACCATCTGCAAAATTTCCCTTTCGCAAGACACCTGCATCCGTCAGGGGCTCACCGTTTATGAACGAGTGGGGCCCAGGGCGATGCTGCTGTCGAAGTTCCTGCCTGGCGCGGGTGCGCTGGTCACCACCGTGGCCGGCATGAACGCCACGCCGATCTGGGTGTTCGTGCGTTACTCCCTGGCGGGTTCGTTTATCTGGGCGGGCTCGGCGTTGCTGTTGGGCATGCTGTTCAGTGATGCGCTGATCCCCATGCTTGACTGGCTGAGCGGCTATATACCGATCGCCATCGTCAGCGTGCTGGCGGTGTTAACGCTGTTCATTGGCTGGAAGTACGCCAAGCGGCGTCGGCTCAATGCGCGCACGGCACGGGTGCCGCGCATCACCGTTGCCGAACTGTTGGCCCTGCGTGACACCGACGATGCGCCAGTGATCATTGACGTGCGGCCGAGTTTTCATGCGGCCGTCGTCGAAGGCATTCCGGGGGCGGTGTCGATCAGTCTTGAGGAGCCGATTGCGCCGTGGATCGAGCGCCTGGGCGATGTGGACATGGTGTTCTATTGCGCCTGCCCGAATGAGCTGTCGGCGGCATTGCTGGCGGAAAAGCTCCACGCCCACGGCCTGACCCGGGGCAAAGCACTCATCGGTGGGCTGGATGCCTGGCAGGCGGCTCATGTGCAGCCTGAAGTGCCGGACAGAACGGCAGCGTGA
- a CDS encoding class I SAM-dependent methyltransferase, which produces MNADALDLLDSHLQTALADAPAETRRLFHGRGRRWLGLEQLTVDWMQGVVLVSLFKEPAADELESLKQRLFTLIESPVWQQSRAHTLLLQHRYLPDSHTEALLGEMPEEWTLTEGGLRYRLDFGKKQNTGLFLDMRYGRDWVRAHAAGKRVLNLFAYTCGFSVAAIEGGADFVVNLDMSRAALSRGRDNHRLNGHDLSKVTFLGHELFKSWGKVKSTGPYDLVIIDPPSFQKGSFLLTKDYQRVLRQLPDLLTPQGTVLACMNDPLLGADFLIEGVTREAPGLRFEQRLENPPEFADAEAEGGLKALVFRQG; this is translated from the coding sequence ATGAATGCCGACGCCCTCGACCTGCTCGACTCCCACCTTCAGACCGCCCTTGCCGACGCCCCGGCAGAGACCCGCCGCCTGTTTCACGGCCGTGGCCGACGCTGGCTGGGCCTGGAACAGCTGACCGTCGACTGGATGCAGGGCGTGGTACTGGTGTCGCTGTTCAAGGAACCTGCCGCCGATGAGCTGGAATCGCTGAAGCAGCGGTTGTTCACCCTCATCGAGTCACCGGTGTGGCAGCAATCCCGTGCCCATACGCTGTTGTTGCAGCACCGCTATCTGCCGGACAGCCATACCGAGGCGCTGCTGGGCGAGATGCCGGAGGAATGGACCCTGACCGAGGGCGGCCTGCGCTATCGGTTGGATTTCGGCAAAAAACAGAACACCGGGCTGTTCCTCGACATGCGCTACGGTCGCGACTGGGTGCGGGCCCATGCGGCGGGCAAGCGGGTGCTGAACTTGTTTGCTTACACTTGCGGGTTCTCAGTGGCGGCAATCGAGGGTGGCGCGGATTTTGTGGTCAATCTGGACATGTCCCGGGCGGCGTTGAGTCGCGGTCGTGACAACCACCGTCTCAATGGCCATGACCTGAGCAAGGTCACTTTTCTGGGCCACGAGCTGTTCAAATCGTGGGGCAAGGTGAAAAGCACCGGCCCGTATGACTTGGTGATCATCGACCCGCCGTCGTTTCAGAAAGGCAGTTTTTTGCTGACCAAGGATTATCAGCGGGTGCTGCGCCAGTTGCCGGACCTGTTGACCCCGCAGGGCACGGTGCTGGCCTGCATGAACGACCCGCTGCTGGGCGCGGACTTCCTCATCGAAGGCGTGACCCGCGAAGCGCCGGGGTTGCGGTTTGAACAGCGCCTCGAAAACCCGCCGGAATTTGCCGATGCCGAGGCAGAAGGCGGGCTCAAGGCGCTGGTGTTTCGCCAAGGATGA
- a CDS encoding Dps family protein, whose amino-acid sequence MAIEIGINEQDRAEIVEGLSRLLSDTYVLYLKTHNFHWNVTGPMFRTLHLLFEEQYTELATAVDSVAERIRALGFPAPGTYSTYARLSSIKEEPGVPAATDMIQQLVEGQEAVVRTARELFPLLEKVSDEPTADLLTQRMQVHEKAAWMLRSLLEGDGFVG is encoded by the coding sequence ATGGCTATTGAAATCGGAATCAACGAGCAGGACCGTGCAGAGATCGTTGAAGGACTCTCGCGACTGCTTTCCGACACCTACGTCCTGTACCTGAAAACCCACAACTTCCACTGGAACGTCACCGGCCCGATGTTCCGCACGCTGCACCTGTTGTTTGAAGAGCAGTACACCGAACTGGCCACCGCAGTGGACTCCGTGGCCGAACGCATCCGTGCCTTGGGTTTCCCGGCACCGGGCACTTATTCCACCTATGCGCGGTTGTCGTCGATCAAGGAAGAGCCGGGCGTGCCCGCTGCCACTGACATGATCCAGCAACTGGTTGAAGGGCAGGAAGCGGTGGTACGCACCGCGCGCGAACTCTTTCCGCTGCTGGAGAAAGTCAGCGATGAGCCCACCGCCGACCTGCTGACCCAGCGCATGCAAGTCCACGAAAAAGCCGCCTGGATGCTGCGCTCGCTGCTGGAAGGTGACGGGTTCGTGGGGTGA